One genomic window of Lytechinus variegatus isolate NC3 chromosome 1, Lvar_3.0, whole genome shotgun sequence includes the following:
- the LOC121409702 gene encoding coelenterazine h 2-monooxygenase-like — translation MLRKMASSSIGRLQTVVGHFKLGQQTSTSGKLVARPAAAMASRNQSTIPLVTADDWWGKCTKVDVLGEKMSYYDSDPQNSNNKHAVVFLHGNPTSSYLWRNVIPRVEPIARCLAPDLIGQGRSNKLTNHSYRFVDHYRYLSAWFDSVNLPEKVSIVCHDWGSGLGFHWCNEHREKVEGLVHMESVVGPVPGWDRFPDMARDFFQALRSEAGEDLVLQKNYFVELLLPRAIMRELRPEEMDAYREPFKNPGEDRRPTLTWPRQIPIIGDGPDDVIDIAKAYNSWLRESADLPKLFISAVPGFFSEGIKKGTAKWPNQKTVEAEGLHFLQEDSPIQIGDHVKDFLSSIYK, via the exons ATGCTTAGAAAAATGGCGTCCAGTTCTATAGGAAGACTGCAGACCGTCGTTGGCCATTTCAAACTTGGGCAGCAGACGTCGACCAGCGGAAAGCTCGTCGCAAGGCCCGCCGCAGCTATGGCGTCGCGCAACCAGTCAACGATACCCCTGGTTACAGCAGATGATTGGTGGGGAAAGTGCACGAAAGTCGACGTTTTAGGGGAAAAGATGTCATATTATGATTCGGATCCCCAAAATAGCAACAACAAGCATGCAGTAGTCTTCCTTCATGGCAACCCGACGTCTTCATATTTGTGGAGGAATGTTATTCCTCGCGTGGAACCCATCGCTCGATGTCTTGCTCCAGATCTTATTGGTCAGGGACGCTCCAACAAGCTCACTAACCATTCTTATCGTTTTGTTGATCACTACCGTTATCTATCTGCTTGGTTTGATTCTGTCAACTTACCAGAAAAG GTTAGCATAGTATGTCATGACTGGGGCTCTGGACTAGGATTCCATTGGTGTAACGAACACAGAGAAAAAGTTGAAG gTCTAGTCCATATGGAGAGCGTGGTGGGCCCTGTCCCGGGATGGGATCGATTCCCAGATATGGCCCGAGACTTCTTCCAGGCTCTGCGCTCAGAGGCTGGCGAGGACTTGGTGCTGCAAAAGAACTACTTTGTGGAGCTTCTCCTGCCCAGGGCTATCATGCGCGAGCTACGTCCCGAGGAGATGGATGCATACCGCGAGCCGTTCAAGAACCCTGGTGAAGATCGGCGCCCCACCCTCACCTGGCCACGACAGATTCCAATCATTGGCGATGGCCCGGATGATGTGATTGACATAGCTAAAGCGTACAACTCCTGGCTCAGGGAGTCTGCCGATTTGCCCAAGCTCTTCATCAGTGCAGTTCCAGGATTCTTTAGCGAAGGGATCAAGAAGGGAACTGCTAAATGGCCAAACCAAAAGACTGTTGAAGCTGAGGGTTTGCATTTCCTACAAGAGGATTCACCTATCCAGATCGGAGATCATGTCAAAGATTTCTTGTCTAGTATTTATAAGTGA
- the LOC121406309 gene encoding coelenterazine h 2-monooxygenase-like: protein MAVRCAVSRLQTLFGYKNVATRVKRVARVVSSRSQSTLPPLVTADEWWGKCQTAEVLGEKMSYYDSDAVKTSGNKHAVIFLHGNPTSSYLWRNIIPRVEPVARCLAPDLIGQGRSNKLANHSYRFVDHYRYLSAWFDTVNLPEKVSIVCHDWGSGLGFHWSNEHRNRLEGLVHMESLIQALPGWELFDDSLRETFQGIRSEAGEEMVLKQNMFVEQLLPFAVIRKLRVEEMDAYRQPFKNPGEDRRPTLTWFREIPILGDGPDEMIVRATAYNAFLKDSADLPKLCILATPGIFSDWIERITEDWPNQKKVRCEGHHFLQEDSPIQIGDHIKEFLSEIYE, encoded by the exons ATGGCGGTCCGTTGTGCAGTAAGTCGTCTGCAAACCTTGTTTGGATACAAGAATGTGGCTACCAGGGTAAAGAGAGTTGCCAGAGTTGTCTCATCACGGTCTCAGTCCACCTTACCACCGCTTGTAACGGCCGACGAGTGGTGGGGAAAATGTCAGACAGCCGAGGTCTTGGGTGAGAAGATGTCGTATTACGACTCGGATGCTGTAAAAACCAGTGGCAATAAACACGCAGTTATATTCCTTCATGGTAACCCGACGTCTTCATACCTGTGGAGGAATATTATACCTCGCGTGGAACCCGTCGCTCGGTGTCTTGCGCCTGATCTTATTGGTCAGGGACGCTCGAACAAGCTCGCCAACCATTCCTACCGTTTTGTTGATCACTACCGATATCTATCTGCTTGGTTTGATACCGTCAACTTACCAGAAAAG gtAAGCATAGTGTGCCATGACTGGGGTTCAGGCCTGGGATTTCACTGGTCCAATGAACACAGGAATAGACTAGAAG GTCTGGTGCATATGGAGAGTCTCATACAAGCCCTTCCAGGGTGGGAGCTCTTCGACGACAGCTTGCGGGAAACCTTCCAGGGTATCCGCTCCGAGGCCGGTGAAGAGATGGTCCTGAAGCAGAACATGTTTGTGGAACAGCTCCTCCCTTTCGCCGTCATCCGGAAGCTGCGGGTTGAGGAGATGGATGCCTACCGCCAGCCCTTCAAGAACCCCGGGGAGGACCGACGTCCGACCCTGACATGGTTTCGCGAGATCCCCATCTTGGGTGATGGCCCGGACGAAATGATCGTCAGAGCTACGGCCTACAACGCTTTCCTCAAGGACTCGGCGGATCTACCCAAACTCTGCATCCTGGCCACTCCTGGAATCTTCAGTGACTGGATCGAAAGGATCACCGAAGATTGGCCCAACCAGAAGAAGGTCAGGTGCGAGGGCCACCATTTCCTCCAAGAAGACTCTCCCATCCAGATAGGGGATCACATCAAGGAATTCTTATCAGAAATTTATGAATAG
- the LOC121409697 gene encoding coelenterazine h 2-monooxygenase-like has translation MAVRCAVSRLQTLFGYKNVATRVQGVARVVSSRSQSTLPPLVTADEWWGKCQTAEVLGEKMSYYDSDAVKTSGNKHAVIFLHGNPTSSYLWRNIIPRVEPVARCLAPDLIGQGRSNKLANHSYRFVDHYRYLSAWFDTVNLPEKVSIVCHDWGSGLGFHWSNEHRNRLEGLVHMESIVQALPLWELLDNSMREKFQDIRSEAGEEMVLKQNFFVEQLLPFAVIRKLRVEEMDAYRQPFKNPGEDRRPTLTWPREIPILGEGPDEMIVRATAYNAFLKDSADLPKLCILATPGVISDWIERITEDWPNQKKVRCEGHHFLQEDSPIQIGDHIKEFLSEIYE, from the exons ATGGCGGTCCGTTGTGCAGTAAGTCGTCTGCAAACCTTGTTTGGATACAAGAATGTGGCTACCAGGGTACAGGGAGTTGCCAGAGTTGTCTCATCACGGTCTCAGTCCACCTTACCACCGCTTGTAACGGCCGACGAGTGGTGGGGAAAATGTCAGACAGCCGAGGTCTTGGGTGAGAAGATGTCGTATTACGACTCGGATGCTGTAAAAACCAGTGGCAATAAACACGCAGTTATATTCCTTCATGGTAACCCGACGTCTTCATACCTGTGGAGGAATATTATACCTCGCGTGGAACCCGTCGCTCGGTGTCTTGCGCCTGATCTTATTGGTCAGGGACGTTCGAACAAGCTCGCCAACCATTCCTACCGTTTTGTTGATCACTACCGATATCTATCTGCTTGGTTTGATACCGTAAACTTACCAGAAAAG gtaaGCATAGTGTGCCATGACTGGGGTTCAGGCCTGGGATTTCACTGGTCCAATGAACACAGGAATAGACTAGAAG GTCTGGTGCATATGGAGAGTATCGTACAAGCCCTTCCATTATGGGAGCTCTTGGACAACAGCATGAGGGAAAAATTCCAGGATATCCGCTCCGAGGCCGGTGAAGAGATGGTCCTGAAGCAGAACTTTTTTGTGGAACAGCTCCTCCCTTTCGCCGTCATCCGGAAGCTGCGGGTTGAGGAGATGGATGCCTACCGCCAGCCCTTCAAGAACCCCGGGGAGGACCGACGTCCGACCCTGACATGGCCCCGCGAGATCCCCATCTTGGGTGAAGGCCCGGACGAAATGATCGTCAGAGCTACGGCCTACAACGCTTTCCTCAAGGACTCGGCGGATCTACCCAAACTCTGCATCCTGGCCACTCCTGGAGTCATCAGTGACTGGATCGAGAGGATCACCGAAGATTGGCCCAACCAGAAGAAGGTCAGGTGCGAGGGCCACCATTTCCTCCAAGAAGACTCTCCCATCCAGATAGGGGATCATATCAAGGAATTCTTATCAGAAATTTATGAATAG